The genomic stretch TCTTCAGAGAAAATAGGCTAGAAATAATCTATCATGTTGTATATTCCTTGCCTGTGACACTGTCCTTCAGGATTTGTAAGGTGCTGGTCTGTACCAATTGGTATGCTGCATGGATCTGATGCATCTTTATACAGCCTGCTTTGATCTCCTTGTGCTCTGCTAAGCTGGTGTTCTCCCAGCCGAAGGGAGTCAAGCTATGTATGATCATGTACATCctgtctcctcccctctctGTGTATACACACAAGCTGCATATTTtactttagaaatggcaaatttGGGTCACAAGTTCAGCAGCTAAATGATGATTATACCACATCCTGCTTGCACAGgaagctgcttttttaaaaagctgataAGTTGAATCCTCTAGATTTTGCCAAAACAAGAAGCAAATGAAGCTATTTAAAGCCGCAGAGAGTTCTGGATTGTCACATGATCGCTTTGCCACTGTGTCTCACAGTTCATGCTTAAAGTGAATTAACTTCAAGGGAATTATAGTGCATTAACTTAAAGTGAAACCCTTGCAGCCTGCTCCTGTGTTACTTGGACTAACCAGCTTCCTGTAATCACCAGGCAGTGATGGtaacctgaaaaaaagaatttttagtAATACTGTATCAATTTTCCTCCATTATGTTAATAGGAAGTTGTGGGAGATTTTTCCTATTTGTTGGCTGGGATGGATTTTTCTAAGGAAGgattatttcttaattaaataGGGAAAAATTGATACAGGCCCAATGAATTGACAGCTGTTTCTCACTGTAAAACTTGCACATTAAAAGTTATGCCAAATATTCATGTAGTAGCTGCAAGACTTGTGCAGTGACACTGAAGGGAAAGGAGCTAATCAATCTGGTAAGCAATGTTGAATGCTCAGTAGCAAGAAGTGGGAACCTTCTGAGGGTCTGTCTGTGTCACGGTGTGATTGTTACTCCATGGTGAAATAACCCGCCCACCAGTCAACCATCCTGattttttgtctctgttctCTTGTAGGAATGTTCACCCTTGCAGAAGTTGCATCGCTCAATGACATCCAGCCAACTTACCGGATCCTGAAACCATGGTGGGATGTATTTATGGATTATCTAGCTGTTGTCATGTTAATGGTTGCCATTTTTGCTGGAACCATGCAGCTGACCAAAGACCAGGTGGTCTGCTTGCCAGTTCTGCAGTCTACTGTAAATACAAAGCCACAACCCAGCACGTCAGGGAAGGCTGACTTCACCACTGTTGAAACAACCACTGGTCAAGGAGAAGTAACATCAATGGGAACGGTTTCTTTTGGAAGTGCCCCTACTGTAACACCTGATGTACTTCTGAGCAGAGCTACCTCTTCTCAGTATCAACCCACTGAATCAGGCCAGGAGctgaaaaaggaacagaaagattCCTCAGGCCGTAAAACCAATTTGGATTTTCAgcaatatgtatttattaacCAGATGTGCTATCATTTGGCTCTTCCTTGGTATTCCAAGTATTTTCCCTATCTTGTTCTCATCCATACTATCATTTTAATAGTCAGTAGCAATTTTTGGTTCAAGTATCCCAAGACTTGCTCAAAAATTGAGCATTTTGTGTCTATATTAGGGAAGTGCTTTGAGTCCCCTTGGACTACCAAAGCCTTGTCTGAAACAGCATGTGAGGACTCAGAGGAGAACAAACAGCGGTTAACTGGTGCCCAGTCCCTACCCAAGTATGTTTCCACTAGCAGTGATGAAGGAAGCCCGAGTGCCAGCACTCCCATGATAACTAAGTCTGGCTTCAAGTTTTCAGCTGACAAGCCAATGATTGAGGTTCCCAGTGTCACTATCTTAGATAAGAAAGACGGAGAGCAAGCCAAAGCACTGTTTGAGAAAGTGCGTAAGTTCCGGGCTCACGTGGAGGACAGTGATCTGATTTACAAGCTCTATGTTGGCCAGACTGTCATCAAGACTGTCAAGTTCATATTTATTCTCTGCTATACTGCAAACTTTGTCAACACCATCAGTTTTGAACACATCTGCAACCCGAAAGTGGAACACCTGATTGGTTACACCCAGTTTGAGTGCACACACAACATGGCTTACATGTTGAAGAAGCTGCTCATCAGCTATATTTCCCTCATTTGTGTCTATGGTTTTATCTGCCTCTACACCCTCTTCTGGCTGTTCCGAATACCTTTGAAAGAATATTCCTTTGAGAAGGTCAGAGAAGAGAGTAGCTTCAGTGACATCCCTGATGTCAAGAACGACTTTGCTTTCCTCTTGCACATGGTAGATCAGTACGACCAGTTATATTCCAAGCGCTTTGGCGTCTTTCTGTCAGAGGTAAGTGAGAACAAGCTACGGGaaatcagtttaaaccacgagtGGACTTTTGAGAAGCTGCGGCAGCACGTTTCCCGCAATGCCCAGGACAAGCAGGAGTTGCACCTCTTCATGCTGTCGGGGGTCCCCGATGCCGTGTTTGACCTGACGGATCTGGATGTGTTGAAACTGGAGCTGATTCCTGAAGCTAAGATCCCAGCGAAAATCTCCCAGATGACAAACCTCCAGGAGCTTCACCTGTGCCACTGCCCTGCCAAGGTCGAGCAGACTGCCTTCAGCTTCCTGCGGGACCACTTGAGATGCCTTCACGTGAAGTTCACAGATGTTGCAGAGATTCCTGCATGGGTGTATCTGCTCAAAAACCTCCGGGAGTTGTACTTGATAGGCAACTTGAActctgaaaacaacaaaatgatAGGGCTCGAATCCCTCAGAGAGTTGAGGCACCTGAAGATTCTCCACGTGAAGAGCAATCTGACCAAAATCCCCCCCAACATCACAGATGTGGCCCCGCATCTGACAAAGTTAGTCATTCATAATGACGGCACTAAGCTCGTGGTACTCAATAGCCTTAAGAAAATGACTAATGTCGCGGAGTTGGAACTGCAGAACTGTGAACTGGAGAGAATCCCCCACGCCATCTTCAGCCTCTCTAACTTACAGGAACTGGATTTAAAGTCAAACAGCATACGCACAATTGAAGAAATCATCAGTTTCCAGCACTTAAAAAGATTGACTTGTTTAAAGCTGTGGCACAACAAAATAGTCAACATTCCTTCCTCCATTACCCACATAAAGAATTTGGAGTCTCTTTATCTCTCCAATAACAAACTCGAATCCTTACCAGCTGCAGTGTTCAGTTTACAGAAACTAAGGTGTTTAGACGTGAGCTACAACTCCATCGTGTCAATTCCAGTGGAAATAGGGTTGCTTCAAAACCTGCAGCATTTCCACATCACGGGCAACAAAGTCGATGTTTTGCCAAAACAGTTGTTTAAATGTGTTAAGTTGAGGACTTTGAGTCTGGGACAGAACTGCATTACCTCAATCCCAGATAAAGTCAGTCAACTGCTGCAGCTGACTCACCTGGAACTGAAGGGAAACTGCTTGGACCGCCTGCCAGCCACGCTGGGGCAGTGTCAGCTTCTCAGGAAAAGCGGGCTCGTGGTGGAGGATCACCTCTTTGACGCGCTGCCCTCGGAAGTTAAAGAGGTGTTGAACCAAGACACAAGCATTCCCTTTGCTAATGGGATCTAGGCGGAGGTGAAGTGCTTTCTGGTAGCCTACTTCCAAACAGCATATGCTAAACAGTATGGTGATTGTGAGACCATGCGGAGGCAGGACTGCTCTAGCAGGGTTAGAAGAGGTGTAACCGAGTGTTCAATGTTTGCAGTGTTTAGAAAGATTATTTCCAAGATTTTGGAGAGGATAACGAACCTGAATAATctcaattcctttttttttctctccccttaaATTGTTTGTAACATGGATGCTGCCGCTTCTGAATGTTTACAAATTTGCTTGCCTGCTTAAAGTAAATGATTAAATTGATGACCTTTTCTTACTATGCAAGTTGTTCCTTAAGGTCTGGATTTACTTTAGTGCATTATGGGGGGGAAAACACAATGATAAATATATACAGTATGGTCCTAACAGCACTCAAAACACATGTTGATGTGTATTGTTAGTGTTTAGCCATCCTCCAGTGAAACCAGCTTGGCTGTGCTTTGAACTGCACCAGAACCACCATTTACCTGCATTAAGGTATGTGGCTTGCATCAGGCCAAGTGTGTTTGCCTTCTTCATCCTCAACGCCTCATGTTGTTGGGTAAGATTTCTGCTGTGGTCCAGTGCCTGGTCCTTCACACTGGCAAAGACTGGTCACGTTCCTGCCACTGATCTCTCCCTCAGTTTCCATAAGGCTCCTCTGTCCCACCATCAGTGGGTGGTAAAAGGGAGAACACTGCCACTTGGCTTCCAAGTTGGGGATAGTTTTGGTACTAAAACTGGTTTGCAAGGTGACTCGAAAGCCATCGAACACCACTTTAATGCTTATGGTCTGCTTCTCTTCTGAGTTTTCAGCTCAAGGCATTTTATGAGTTGGTGATTGTTGTTTCACAGGCCTTGCTTAGGAACTGGGGTGTCTGCTCCATTTCCTAGACTGATGACAGAGGCATAAGAGTTGTGATTTACCCAAACGTGATTTAGCTTTACCACCTATTGTGGTGTGTCTCCCACACCTGAACTTCAACCATAGGACCACCACCATAGGACCACCTTTGTCCCCAACCCCATCCCAAGTAGTTTGATgcttttgaacacttaagtAGTGTTAGAAAAGCCTAACTCTGCCACATAAGTCATCaagtaaaggaaaaagcagacagCAGTGAGCGTGGGATTTCTCTTTGGCTGTTTTctttggtggtggtgtggttttggtttataACTGCGTTTCCATTGCCAGAACCATTAAAGAAATATAATCCATTAAATCTGCAAAATCATCAGTTGTAAATCTTGCCCATTTACATTCCATGCGTGCAGAAAAGAAGTACTGTGTTGGGAGATGATTACATGATTACtcatggtttaaacacagtTCCCTATTGTGGTGCGGTCAGGACTGAACTAGTCTGTAATTCAAGGGACTGTTCTCACACAGAAATCCTCATGCACAGTGATTTCTACTGTACCATCGCCAGAGCTGCCCTGACTTACACCACTATTAATGAGGGGATAGTTTAGGCCTGGGGGCATTGAGCAGTCAGGAGCACTTCAAATACTGTTCTTATAAGGCTTGTTGTTAATCATTTACTGTTAGTCATGCTGGGATGACTGTTCTAAGCTGTAGGTAGCAGTCTCTATGTATGTATGAATACATACCTGCACTGTATGTTTGTGTAGATCAGAAGACTCATTTATGAATAGTGGTTTTCCCACTTCTTTTGGGGATACAGCCTGTTTTCTACTTGCCAGCAGGTAGTAAACCTGAGATGTTAACAGTCCTGCAACACCAAGCCATGGTTTTGGCAGCATACTTGGAGTTACTGATCCACTGGGAAATTCACTGCTAACTGATCCTCAGAGTCTGTGTTTCAAGCAGAAGTTGAGGCTGCAGTGgactctttttctgtctcttttattAAGATCCTCtttcatgtgtttattttttgcaCATAGATCACTTTAAAATTGCTGGACTATTGACCCTTTAGAAAACCTGTGGAACATCCTATTGGTGTACACTTCGTATTTGCTGTTGTCATTTCAGCTTCCAAGACATTGTGTGTAGAGGGAGGAGGCGTTGGAGGATGACAAAGTAATTAAGATATTTACAaaagtggttttctttttcatcctttccCCCTTATTTTGATAGTGGAATCTCACAGAATGTGGCTGTGCATTGACCCAGCTTTGGTGTTTTCACATTCTCCTACTGATGTTCAAAACTAAGCCCATCTCAACTTCATAGAAGTATGGTACTCGTTTTACACTGCTGTTCCAACTAGTCATTAGCCAATTGTACTTCTCTAGACAACTTCCTCCAAAACAAGTATGTGTTAAAGTTAATTTCAGGCTTGTGATGCTTGCTCAGCATAAACTCCATTCTTGTTTTCAGGAGAGCTTTCTCAGCATGGGGAGGAACTGCCCATTGTCCCCACGCTGCCTCCCCCAGTCCTTCCTCCTTGTTGTGACTGTTCATAATGTTCCCATTTGCTGTGTGTCGACTGACACAGTCTTGCTTTAAAGTTTTGGAAGTTCATCTCCTTTCCATGTAAGGCAtgtgaaatatattttgcatttcttatgTGATTTAATAAATAAGATGTTTGTATCTTCCtctaatctatttttttaatggggaAAAAGCGTGTTTGCGTAGTAAAATCTCTGATTTCAAGTATCTTATGCTAAGAACTATGATTAAGAATGAAGAAGTATGAGTTCCTGCTCATAGTAAATCTTGTAGGTGTGGTTTCTAACTGTACTTCAGGATAGggtttttattctcttccatGTACATAATCTAAATGACCTAACACTGTTTTGATTTGGCTAATGGAGTTTAGCAGAATAATTGTATGGCcctggaagaaaaatgactCTGCTCCTTCAAATGAGAGGAAGTAGGAAATTGCCCCTTCTGTTTGCTCCTGCCACTGGAACGCATTTCTGTGAAGATCCTTTCGTTTTCCAATAATTGTCCTTTTGGAAGATGCTTCCTGTGGTGCTGTGGCTGTCCTGAGCAGTCATCAGGCCTCTTGGTGTGAGGGAGGATGCTGATACTCATGAAAGGCTCTTTGCTGCTAATTAAATGGCTTTGAAGCTCTGAGCTGCCCTCTCACAGCAAAGGAGGATGCCCAGAAGCTGGTGTATCGTGTCTGGTTACAGGGGATTTGCTTTGTGGcctgtatttttaattgaaaccTTACAGAAATAGCTGTTCTATGTATTTTGCTTCCATCGACGTGCACAGAGATCAGTGGTGTACGGCCATGTGAAGGCAGGGGGCTGGACTGTTTACTTCAAAGTCATGTTAAGCAGATGCAGTGCTCCTATAGTTGTGGTGACCATCAATCTGATTTCTTGCAggagcagactttggctttCAGACTTCTCAGTTCTCCAGACAGGGAGAACACAGGTTGACAGTCCTGAGTGTAACCCTTCCACATGAAAAATGAGGCCGCTGTCCGGTCTGTGTGATGTGAGGTGCTGAAGGTGAGAACAGGGGGAAAGGGCATTTAAGATTCACATTTCCTGTCTCTAAGCTGAGGATTCTTTAATGGAAGTTAAATGCATGAATGATTGTGAAAAACACAAAGCCTGTAGAGCTGAGGTCTCGTAGAAATCCAAGAGCCACAGAGGCAGTCTCATCATTAGCATGGCAGAGCCAGAGTGTGCATCTGGAATCTTAttcaaacagcagctgctgatgCTCTGTTTAGGCCAAGTCAAATGACTAGAAAGGTATTAATCTATTTGCTTGCAAAAGTACAGATGGTGACAGACTTCTGTGTTGGATGCATTGTGTCCCAAGCAGCTTGGGGAGACTCAGGTTTGGGATTCCTTTGAAAAGAGCTCTTAAGGGAGAGCTAGCATCAGCTTGGTTACAGACAGgcaaaaagctgcattttctagTGATGGCCATTTGCAACCATGGGGCTGCTTTGTCTCATCTGAGGATGGTGGTTGACATCCTTGCCCTTGCAAAGCCTGGGTGGTCGGTGTGTTCAGGAAGCCATTTTGTGAAGGTATTTAAATTAAAGCTTTTCAAGCAAGTTAGCTGTAGGAACATGCAAGGTGATCCTAAAGGTTACCAGAACTGAAAGAATTGAGACATTCTCAGTGTCTTTAATCTTGGCATCAGCCCCTTGCCTCCAGCTGTTGAACTGATGGAATTGGTGCATGAACTACTGCTGAATTGACAGGGTTCTCCTAATGACTGCCCATTTTAGCACTAGAGAAGGGTTCCCAGTTCAGGCGCTCCACTTGTGCTTGTACAATGTGTTCAGCACTTAAACCAAACACATCCAACACTGATGTTGCAAAGCCCTGAGGGCTTATGCTGTGACCAGTTTCCCAGGCCAGCAAATCATTCCCCATGCTGCTGAAGGGGGGGAAAGCTGTGTTGCTGAATACAgttgtttctgtagcaaagaTGAGGCTTTAGAATTAAGCTCAGAAGCAGATTTTCCGAGCTGATTACAAACACACAACCCATTCCACGATAAAAGTCATGAGAGATGGTGTGTTTCTGGCAGAGATGCTGAAAACAGTGCCTGTAACTCAGCCACGCAGGGGTGCAAAAGCGGCAGCTCTTCAGCACTGCACATCAACACAATACAACTCCAGTGAGGAGCTTTCAAACCACACACACTGGAGTGTGGCCAGGCTGCATCTTTCTGCCTTCCCTGAAGAGAACAGCCCCTAAGCCCTTTTGCAATTAGTACCACTAGGACCTTTGTTCTGTCTTGCCTCCAACAGCACGTTGCCCCTTGATGCTGGAGGTAATGTGGGGTTATTGGTTTAATAATGGCTGTTTGGGAAGAATGCCATCTTCTAAATTAACACCACGGTGGCTTGCAGGATGTGTTCCAGGGCTGAGCAGGTCTGTTCCCATAAAATGAACATGCTGTGCCCATAAACAGCACTA from Lathamus discolor isolate bLatDis1 chromosome 3, bLatDis1.hap1, whole genome shotgun sequence encodes the following:
- the LRRC8D gene encoding volume-regulated anion channel subunit LRRC8D; this encodes MFTLAEVASLNDIQPTYRILKPWWDVFMDYLAVVMLMVAIFAGTMQLTKDQVVCLPVLQSTVNTKPQPSTSGKADFTTVETTTGQGEVTSMGTVSFGSAPTVTPDVLLSRATSSQYQPTESGQELKKEQKDSSGRKTNLDFQQYVFINQMCYHLALPWYSKYFPYLVLIHTIILIVSSNFWFKYPKTCSKIEHFVSILGKCFESPWTTKALSETACEDSEENKQRLTGAQSLPKYVSTSSDEGSPSASTPMITKSGFKFSADKPMIEVPSVTILDKKDGEQAKALFEKVRKFRAHVEDSDLIYKLYVGQTVIKTVKFIFILCYTANFVNTISFEHICNPKVEHLIGYTQFECTHNMAYMLKKLLISYISLICVYGFICLYTLFWLFRIPLKEYSFEKVREESSFSDIPDVKNDFAFLLHMVDQYDQLYSKRFGVFLSEVSENKLREISLNHEWTFEKLRQHVSRNAQDKQELHLFMLSGVPDAVFDLTDLDVLKLELIPEAKIPAKISQMTNLQELHLCHCPAKVEQTAFSFLRDHLRCLHVKFTDVAEIPAWVYLLKNLRELYLIGNLNSENNKMIGLESLRELRHLKILHVKSNLTKIPPNITDVAPHLTKLVIHNDGTKLVVLNSLKKMTNVAELELQNCELERIPHAIFSLSNLQELDLKSNSIRTIEEIISFQHLKRLTCLKLWHNKIVNIPSSITHIKNLESLYLSNNKLESLPAAVFSLQKLRCLDVSYNSIVSIPVEIGLLQNLQHFHITGNKVDVLPKQLFKCVKLRTLSLGQNCITSIPDKVSQLLQLTHLELKGNCLDRLPATLGQCQLLRKSGLVVEDHLFDALPSEVKEVLNQDTSIPFANGI